In a genomic window of Nodosilinea sp. E11:
- a CDS encoding DUF4327 family protein, whose amino-acid sequence MTTKNPTLTRHYTIDEIRQEVQQLVDCGTLDRHQPICALCGYIAAREWPYIEAELEEYDYFLRDRIGDLLPHEVWHND is encoded by the coding sequence ATGACAACCAAAAACCCGACGCTAACCCGGCATTACACCATTGATGAGATTCGCCAGGAGGTCCAGCAGTTGGTCGACTGCGGCACCCTAGATCGCCACCAGCCTATATGCGCGCTGTGTGGCTACATCGCCGCCCGAGAATGGCCCTACATTGAGGCTGAGCTAGAAGAGTACGACTACTTTTTGCGCGATCGCATTGGCGATCTACTTCCCCACGAAGTTTGGCACAACGACTAG
- a CDS encoding solute carrier family 26 protein yields the protein MADNSAPSSPRPHAPLGLSRYIPAIAWGLHYNPKDFVGDMMAGIIVAIMLIPQGMAYAMLAGLPPQVGLYASISPLILYAILGTSRSLSVGPVAMVSLLVATSLGQVAAANSADYMAAALALALMIGLIQVLMGVVRLGFIVNFLSHAVIVGFTNAAALVIGLSQVKHLMGVKIPSSESFFETAHHLVQAAPDYNPISLALGLGSVGVLLFFNRSLPKRLGQLGLSKAWITPLSRSGPLLVVVTTIALVGLLNLDSRFGVVIVGEIPQGLPPLSLPPIEVTLWQQLLPTALAISFVGFMESIAVAKSLASKRRQRLDANQELIGLGAANLGAAFTGGYPVTGGFSRSVVNFSAGANTGLASIITASLIALVVLFFTPWFYHLPQTALAAVILVAVINLLDFKSFSQLWRVCQADAISLAITFVAVLAIGIEAGILVGFVTSVGFYLGRTSRPHIAEVGRVGDTEHFRNIKRHPVQTCTGVLAIRIDESLYFANTKYLEDYLIQAVADHPAATALVLICSAINHVDGSALETLETLIEDLREAGVTVYLSEVKGPVMDQLEKAGFIDHLGGPGQVFLSTHQAMTTLECG from the coding sequence ATGGCAGACAATTCAGCACCATCTTCCCCTCGACCCCACGCACCCTTAGGCCTGAGCCGCTACATTCCAGCGATCGCCTGGGGCCTACACTACAACCCCAAAGACTTCGTAGGCGATATGATGGCCGGCATTATCGTAGCGATTATGCTGATCCCTCAGGGGATGGCCTACGCAATGCTGGCGGGCCTGCCACCCCAGGTCGGTCTCTATGCCAGCATTTCGCCGCTGATACTTTACGCCATCCTGGGAACGAGTCGCTCGCTCTCTGTGGGTCCAGTGGCCATGGTGTCGCTGCTGGTGGCCACCAGCCTAGGGCAGGTAGCCGCAGCCAATAGCGCCGATTATATGGCCGCCGCCCTAGCCCTGGCGCTTATGATTGGCCTCATCCAGGTGCTGATGGGGGTGGTACGGCTAGGGTTTATCGTCAACTTCCTCAGCCATGCGGTGATCGTCGGGTTTACCAATGCCGCCGCCCTGGTGATTGGCTTGAGTCAGGTAAAGCACCTGATGGGGGTAAAAATTCCGTCGTCAGAAAGTTTTTTCGAAACTGCCCATCACCTGGTGCAGGCGGCCCCCGATTACAATCCAATCAGCTTAGCGCTAGGCCTAGGAAGTGTTGGAGTACTGCTGTTTTTTAACCGCTCCTTGCCCAAGCGGCTAGGCCAGTTAGGCCTCTCCAAAGCCTGGATTACCCCCCTGAGCCGCAGTGGCCCGCTGCTCGTAGTCGTGACGACGATCGCCCTCGTAGGGCTACTAAATTTAGACAGTCGCTTTGGCGTCGTCATTGTCGGCGAGATACCTCAAGGGCTACCGCCGCTATCGCTGCCACCCATCGAGGTAACCCTATGGCAGCAGTTGTTGCCCACGGCCCTCGCCATTAGCTTTGTCGGTTTCATGGAGAGCATTGCAGTCGCCAAGTCATTAGCCAGCAAGCGGCGGCAGCGCCTTGACGCCAACCAGGAGTTAATTGGGCTAGGGGCTGCCAATCTGGGTGCGGCATTTACCGGCGGCTACCCAGTGACCGGGGGATTTAGTCGATCGGTAGTGAACTTTTCGGCTGGAGCCAATACGGGGTTGGCGTCGATCATTACGGCCAGCCTGATTGCCTTGGTCGTCCTGTTTTTCACCCCCTGGTTCTACCATCTACCCCAGACTGCCCTGGCGGCGGTGATCTTAGTCGCGGTCATCAACCTGCTTGATTTCAAGAGCTTTAGCCAACTGTGGCGTGTTTGCCAGGCCGATGCGATTAGCTTAGCCATTACCTTTGTGGCGGTGCTAGCGATCGGTATTGAAGCTGGCATTCTGGTTGGGTTTGTAACGTCGGTAGGGTTTTACCTAGGGCGAACTAGTCGCCCTCACATTGCCGAGGTAGGCCGAGTCGGTGACACCGAGCATTTTCGCAATATTAAGCGCCACCCAGTACAGACCTGTACAGGAGTTTTAGCCATTCGCATTGACGAAAGCCTCTACTTTGCCAACACCAAATATTTAGAAGACTACCTAATTCAGGCGGTAGCCGATCATCCTGCGGCCACGGCCCTGGTGCTAATTTGTAGTGCCATCAACCACGTTGACGGCAGCGCCTTAGAAACCTTAGAAACCCTGATCGAAGACCTGAGGGAAGCAGGAGTAACCGTTTACCTAAGCGAGGTCAAGGGTCCCGTCATGGATCAACTCGAAAAGGCAGGGTTTATTGATCATCTAGGCGGCCCAGGGCAAGTTTTTCTGAGCACTCACCAAGCCATGACCACCCTAGAATGTGGCTAA
- a CDS encoding CAP domain-containing protein, giving the protein MHVFRSALRARPAILLAALAAGLLPGTLAPVAVAQAPTQAPTVLIAQTNGAIAQELLQLVNAERRRVNAPPLVLNDRLTSAAQRHAQDMATSGRMSHTGSDGSTMRSRIDATQYRWANIGENVAMGQPNATAVMTAWMNSPGHRQNILNPAFTELGIGYATAAGRPYWVQVFARPR; this is encoded by the coding sequence ATGCACGTTTTTCGATCAGCGCTGCGAGCTCGACCCGCTATATTGCTGGCAGCTTTAGCTGCTGGGCTACTGCCAGGGACCCTAGCACCGGTGGCTGTGGCCCAAGCCCCGACCCAAGCCCCAACCGTTTTGATCGCCCAGACCAACGGGGCAATCGCCCAAGAGCTGCTCCAGCTCGTGAATGCAGAACGGCGACGGGTGAACGCCCCACCTCTGGTGCTCAACGATCGCCTCACCAGCGCCGCCCAGCGCCACGCCCAAGATATGGCCACTAGCGGTCGCATGAGCCATACCGGTTCCGATGGCTCGACCATGCGATCGCGCATCGACGCCACCCAGTACCGATGGGCCAACATTGGTGAAAATGTTGCCATGGGTCAGCCCAATGCTACGGCAGTGATGACCGCCTGGATGAATAGCCCTGGTCACCGCCAAAACATTCTCAACCCCGCATTTACCGAACTGGGGATCGGTTACGCCACCGCCGCTGGACGGCCCTACTGGGTACAGGTGTTTGCTAGACCGCGCTAA
- the lipA gene encoding lipoyl synthase, producing the protein MAVKPDWLRVKAPQWERVGEVKAILQDLGLNTVCEEASCPNIGECFKAGTATFLIMGPACTRACPYCDIDFEKKPVALDPTEPLRLAESVRRMKLNHVVITSVNRDDLADGGASQFVACIEAVRQVAPATTIEVLIPDLCGNWEALATILAARPHVLNHNTETVPRLYRRVRPQGDYGRSLELLRRCRDLAPWVYTKSGLMAGLGETDAEVQQVMDDLRAVDCDILTLGQYLSPGPKHLPVAEFVTPAQFDAWQQVGEAKGFLQVVSSPLTRSSYHAEDVQRLMAQNPR; encoded by the coding sequence GTGGCAGTAAAACCAGATTGGTTACGGGTAAAAGCCCCCCAGTGGGAACGGGTGGGCGAGGTCAAGGCAATTCTGCAAGACCTGGGTCTGAACACAGTGTGTGAAGAGGCTTCGTGCCCCAACATTGGTGAGTGCTTCAAAGCCGGCACAGCAACGTTTTTGATTATGGGCCCCGCCTGCACCCGCGCCTGCCCCTACTGCGACATCGACTTTGAGAAAAAGCCCGTCGCCCTCGACCCCACAGAACCCCTGCGGCTGGCAGAGTCGGTGCGGCGCATGAAGCTCAACCACGTCGTGATTACCTCGGTCAACCGCGATGATTTGGCCGATGGGGGGGCTAGCCAGTTTGTCGCCTGTATTGAGGCGGTGCGGCAGGTGGCTCCGGCAACCACCATTGAGGTGTTAATTCCTGACCTGTGCGGCAACTGGGAGGCGTTAGCGACTATTCTGGCCGCTCGTCCCCACGTGCTGAACCACAACACCGAAACCGTGCCCCGGCTCTACCGGCGGGTGCGCCCCCAGGGAGATTATGGGCGATCGCTCGAACTGTTGCGCCGCTGTCGGGACCTAGCGCCCTGGGTTTATACCAAGTCGGGCCTCATGGCGGGCCTGGGCGAAACCGATGCCGAGGTACAGCAGGTGATGGATGATCTGCGGGCGGTAGACTGCGATATTTTGACCCTAGGACAATATTTGTCACCAGGGCCTAAGCATTTGCCCGTGGCCGAGTTTGTCACTCCAGCTCAGTTTGATGCCTGGCAGCAGGTGGGCGAAGCTAAGGGGTTTTTACAGGTAGTGTCGTCACCCCTGACCCGCAGTTCGTACCACGCCGAAGACGTACAGCGATTGATGGCTCAGAACCCTAGATAG
- a CDS encoding L,D-transpeptidase: protein MDAPSPLNRCLMVLCYAAAGLLAAGAWRDQVSARWQFDQPFERLRFARLAPIITQAPETLMTANTRVVISLRRRRLTLYQNDVVKEEFPVAIGQNEWQTPAGEFAVRDLRTDPVWQHPITKEAVEPGPSNPLGSRWIGFLVQGQYHIGIHGTNQENLIGEAVSHGCVRMFEADIQTLYRHLKIGTPITVLP from the coding sequence ATGGATGCGCCATCTCCCCTAAATCGCTGTCTCATGGTGTTGTGCTATGCCGCCGCTGGCCTGCTAGCTGCCGGAGCCTGGCGCGATCAAGTCAGTGCCCGTTGGCAATTCGATCAGCCCTTTGAGCGCCTTCGGTTTGCTCGACTGGCCCCAATCATTACCCAGGCCCCCGAGACCCTCATGACCGCCAACACCCGCGTGGTGATTAGCCTCAGGCGGCGGCGGCTAACCCTGTACCAAAATGACGTTGTCAAAGAAGAGTTTCCGGTGGCCATTGGCCAGAATGAGTGGCAAACCCCTGCCGGTGAGTTTGCGGTACGCGACCTGCGCACCGACCCCGTGTGGCAACACCCCATTACTAAAGAAGCCGTTGAGCCTGGCCCCAGCAACCCCCTGGGCTCGCGCTGGATTGGCTTTCTTGTACAGGGGCAGTATCACATTGGCATCCACGGCACCAACCAGGAAAACCTGATTGGCGAAGCAGTCTCCCATGGCTGTGTGCGCATGTTCGAAGCCGACATTCAAACCCTATACCGACATTTAAAGATAGGCACCCCCATCACCGTGTTGCCCTAG
- a CDS encoding Gfo/Idh/MocA family oxidoreductase — translation MHLSRNLPDPVRIGVIGVGNMGQHHTRVLSRFKDVELVGVSDVNVERGLDTAGKYRIRFFEDYQELLKHVDAVCVAVPTRLHHTVGMACLHAGVHVLIEKPIAASIAEAESLVNAAAEANCILQVGHIERFNPAFQELHKVLKTEELLALEARRMSPYSQRANDVSVVLDLMIHDIDLLLELAGSTVSTLTASGSRASNSGYLDYVTATLGFSNGIVATLTSSKVTHRKIRSITAHCKNSLTDADFLNNEILIHRQTTADCSTDYGQVLYRQDGLIEKVYTSNIEPLHAELEHFINCVRGGEKPSVGGEQALKALRLASLIEQMALDGKPWHNFDLSSVGQELKELSIAV, via the coding sequence ATGCACTTATCTCGAAATTTGCCCGATCCTGTTCGTATTGGCGTCATTGGTGTAGGCAACATGGGCCAGCACCACACCCGCGTGCTCAGCCGCTTTAAAGATGTAGAGCTCGTTGGCGTGTCTGACGTCAATGTAGAGCGAGGGTTAGACACCGCCGGTAAATACCGAATTCGCTTTTTTGAAGATTACCAAGAACTGCTCAAGCATGTTGATGCGGTGTGCGTAGCCGTGCCCACGCGATTGCACCATACGGTGGGCATGGCCTGTCTGCACGCGGGCGTCCATGTGCTGATCGAAAAGCCCATTGCCGCCAGCATTGCCGAGGCAGAGTCGCTGGTCAATGCCGCCGCTGAAGCCAACTGCATTTTACAAGTAGGCCACATTGAGCGGTTCAACCCGGCCTTTCAAGAGCTGCACAAAGTTTTAAAGACCGAAGAGCTGCTAGCCCTAGAAGCTCGCCGCATGAGCCCCTACTCCCAGCGGGCCAACGATGTGTCGGTAGTGCTCGATCTAATGATCCACGACATTGACCTGCTGCTAGAGCTAGCTGGGTCTACAGTGTCTACCCTCACCGCCAGCGGCAGTCGCGCCTCTAACTCAGGCTACCTAGATTACGTCACCGCCACCCTGGGGTTTAGCAACGGCATCGTGGCAACGCTGACCTCTAGTAAGGTGACCCACCGCAAAATTCGCAGCATTACCGCCCACTGCAAAAACTCTCTCACCGACGCCGACTTTCTCAACAACGAAATTTTGATTCACCGGCAAACCACCGCCGACTGCTCTACCGACTACGGCCAGGTGCTCTACCGACAAGATGGCTTGATCGAAAAAGTCTACACCAGCAATATTGAGCCGCTCCACGCTGAGCTAGAGCACTTTATCAACTGTGTGAGAGGCGGAGAAAAGCCCTCTGTAGGCGGTGAGCAAGCGCTAAAAGCCCTACGCCTGGCCAGCCTGATCGAACAGATGGCCCTCGACGGCAAGCCCTGGCACAATTTCGACCTCAGTAGCGTGGGTCAAGAGCTAAAAGAGCTGTCGATCGCGGTATAG
- a CDS encoding hemolysin family protein codes for MCVSPPLLTILIPEELPPAAIASRLLAVLLLIGINAFFVAAEFSIVSVRRSRISQLVAQGDVQAKTVQQLQRSLDRLLSTTQFGITLSSLALGWVGESTMAVILAFWITQTPLTAAQSEALAHTLAIPVAFFLVAYLQIVLGELCPKSVAMLYPEQVARFLGPPSLTIARLFNPFIWVLNQSTRLLLRLAKIQYSDQFSYSRLTPEELQLIIRTTAETPGLDAEERELLNNVFEFRDVTAGEIMVPRTQINAVSLAATFGELIEVVAATEHSRYPVMGDSLDDIQGMVDVKQFLQPLARQDISADTLIRPWVKPARFVPEYTPLHDLLTTMQRTGQELVMVVDEFGGTAGLLTLRDLTTEIIGEIHEPDEHNEQPVQMIDDQSYRIKAHTDLEEVNDLLNLDLPYADDYQTLGGFLIYQMQKIPHAGDRLVFGDREWVILSTDGPRLEDVLMRLVDPSSPASPHPPDPYLPPPPTPMDR; via the coding sequence ATGTGTGTTTCTCCCCCGCTGTTGACCATCCTGATTCCTGAAGAGCTGCCCCCTGCTGCGATCGCCTCTCGGCTGCTGGCCGTACTGTTGCTAATTGGCATCAATGCTTTTTTTGTAGCAGCAGAATTTTCTATAGTGTCGGTGCGGCGATCGCGCATTAGCCAGCTAGTCGCCCAGGGCGATGTGCAGGCCAAAACCGTCCAGCAGCTCCAGCGCAGTCTCGATCGCCTGCTTTCGACCACTCAGTTTGGCATTACCCTATCTAGTCTGGCCTTGGGCTGGGTAGGCGAAAGCACTATGGCCGTCATCCTGGCCTTTTGGATTACTCAAACCCCGCTCACGGCAGCCCAGAGCGAAGCCCTAGCCCACACCCTGGCGATTCCAGTGGCCTTTTTTCTGGTGGCTTACCTACAAATTGTGCTGGGTGAACTATGCCCCAAGTCAGTGGCGATGCTCTACCCAGAGCAGGTGGCCCGGTTCTTAGGCCCCCCAAGCCTAACGATTGCGCGGTTGTTTAACCCCTTTATCTGGGTGCTCAATCAATCGACACGGCTGCTGCTGCGTCTGGCCAAAATTCAGTACAGCGACCAGTTTAGCTACAGCCGCCTCACTCCCGAAGAACTCCAACTCATCATTCGCACTACCGCCGAAACTCCCGGCCTCGATGCCGAAGAACGTGAACTCTTGAACAATGTTTTTGAGTTTCGCGATGTGACTGCCGGGGAAATTATGGTGCCGCGCACCCAGATCAATGCCGTCTCGCTAGCGGCCACCTTTGGAGAGCTGATTGAGGTTGTAGCCGCTACCGAGCATTCGCGCTATCCGGTAATGGGCGACTCCCTAGACGACATTCAAGGCATGGTCGATGTCAAACAGTTTTTGCAACCCCTGGCCCGCCAAGACATTAGCGCTGACACCCTAATTCGTCCCTGGGTTAAGCCCGCGCGGTTTGTGCCCGAGTACACTCCGCTCCACGATCTGCTGACCACTATGCAGCGCACCGGCCAAGAACTGGTGATGGTGGTCGATGAGTTTGGCGGCACTGCCGGGCTGCTAACGCTGCGAGACCTGACCACCGAGATCATCGGCGAAATTCACGAGCCCGACGAGCACAATGAACAGCCGGTACAAATGATCGATGATCAGTCGTACCGCATTAAGGCCCATACCGATCTCGAAGAGGTGAACGACCTGCTTAATCTAGATCTGCCCTATGCCGACGATTATCAGACTCTGGGGGGGTTTTTGATTTATCAAATGCAAAAAATTCCCCACGCGGGCGATCGCCTGGTGTTTGGCGATCGCGAATGGGTGATTTTGTCCACCGATGGCCCCCGCCTAGAGGATGTCTTAATGCGCCTGGTCGATCCGTCATCCCCGGCTTCACCGCACCCACCAGATCCCTATCTGCCACCGCCACCAACCCCAATGGATCGATAA